A single window of Gossypium hirsutum isolate 1008001.06 chromosome A10, Gossypium_hirsutum_v2.1, whole genome shotgun sequence DNA harbors:
- the LOC107895592 gene encoding protein GAMETE EXPRESSED 3: MPATFFLIFFLFMVASQSTWFPNYPHYPHLFSAQERFRNRGDRLSKPLIGDSGRIYACSEDMLLAFENNGSIAWFLPLGFECNVSKAPVHGGRGKIYLIAENRVLRINIMKIGTSEPAVQVLFDPGPGQRGDEIVGIAVSTLCSSVIINVKNRGLFAYLMRGQLLWSVGPVIDQYGYRQGCWKNVSDCYFASAPVIDQCEASVYISNTEGELYSLSIRSPQFKWIQDLSSFDKLYTITPGNNGILYVTVPVKSLILALDVSSGNVLWQTSIGQLSSAESSPVVDSYGWVTIGSLDGFLYSFSPTGTLKKFPKAAVLDSVIQFSIFLDCSGYAVYFCQTEMEEKVIHINDQFSHVSAMKPKSSIFTLIVPSTGKIYWSESNHGPFLSSLSQSDLQNFVVDEGMLLAFVTASKIGNQLSCRSKALKLASSCSQGTRKRQSVYTGNRSSIFLFLLLESIILVVLAVVVRFCCVFWRKKKLQDQDLGRFLEKRRSLQLKKKAFDRTITELEHKATEEAVATEETKEELGKLVRERQGIERKLSTTYSLGRDERVSNPKSVLPLYTGRPSYSFQRAKKGSVTIFYTLSNTSSEGSSGEREYVSDSEVEEEHVVKGKGKAAIEDESSSNDEQLGRKYQRSPLKPASSSKGYTESLFVEQESGEENFQDEGKGVKTVPSSSRSIWLKRRTFSSLN, from the exons ATGCCTGCGACCTTTTTCCTtatcttcttcctcttcatggTGGCTTCTCAGTCGACATGGTTCCCTAATTACCCACATTATCCACACTTGTTTTCCGCTCAAGAACGTTTCAGAAATCGCGGTGATAGGCTTTCCAAACCTTTAATCGGAGATAGTGGAAGAATTTATGCTTGTTCTGAGGATATGTTATTAGCATTTGAAAACAATGGCTCCATAGCTTGGTTTTTACCTTTGGGTTTCGAATGCAACGTGTCTAAAGCCCCAGTTCATGGTGGCAGAGGAAAG ATATATTTGATTGCAGAAAACAGGGTACTCCGGATCAATATAATGAAAATTGGAACTTCAGAACCTGCGGTTCAAGTTCTGTTTGATCCTGGACCAGGTCAACGAGGAGATGAAATTGTTGGGATTGCAGTAAGTACGTTGTGTTCATCTGTGATCATCAATGTCAAAAATCGGGGTTTGTTTGCCTATTTGATGCGAGGACAACTACTTTGGAGTGTTGGACCAGTGATAGATCAGTATGGTTACAGGCAAGGTTGCTGGAAAAATGTTTCGGATTGTTATTTTGCTTCAGCCCCCGTGATTGATCAATGCGAAGCTAGTGTTTAT ATCTCAAATACTGAAGGGGAACTTTATTCTCTGTCGATTCGAAGTCCACAGTTTAAATGGATTCAGGACTTAAGTTCATTTGATAAGCTTTACACTATTACACCAGGAAATAATGGCATCTTATATGTTACTGTACCGGTTAAGTCTCTTATTTTGGCACTAGACGTTTCTTCAGGGAATGTTCTTTGGCAGACCAGTATCGGACAACTGAGTTCTGCAGAATCTTCACCCGTGGTTGATTCTTATG GTTGGGTGACAATTGGTTCATTGGATGGATTTTTATACTCATTTTCTCCTACTGGCACTCTCAAGAAATTTCCTAAAGCAGCTGTATTAGATTCTGTGATCCAATTTAGCATTTTCCTCGACTGCTCTGGATATGCAGTATATTTCTGTCAGACAGAAATGGAGGAAAAGGTTATCCATATAAACGACCAATTCTCTCATGTCTCTGCAATGAAACCGAAAAGCTCAATCTTTACGTTGATTGTTCCATCTACTGGCAAAATCTACTGGTCTGAAAGCAATCATG GCCCTTTTTTATCTTCATTGTCTCAGAGTGATCTGCAGAACTTTGTAGTAGATGAGGGTATGCTTCTGGCTTTTGTCACTGCTTCGA AGATTGGCAACCAGCTATCTTGTCGCAGCAAGG CTCTGAAGCTTGCATCCAGCTGCTCCCAAGGAACACGCAAGCGCCAAAGTGTCTACACCG GTAATAGAAGTTCCATATTTCTCTTCTTGTTATTGGAGTCCATAATCCTGGTAGTTTTAGCTGTAGTCGTGCGGTTCTGTTGTGTCTTCTGGAGGAAGAAGAAGCTTCAAGATCAAGACCTTGGACGCTTTCTAGAAAAACGG AGATCTCTTCAACTTAAGAAGAAAGCATTTGATAGAACAATTACAGAGCTTGAGCATAAGGCTACTGAGGAAGCAGTAGCCACTGAAGAAACAAAGGAAGAACTTGGCAAACTGGTTCGAGAAAGGCAAGGCATCGAGAGAAAGCTCTCCACAACCTACAGTTTAGGCAGAGATGAAAGAGTTTCAAATCCAAAGTCTGTTCTTCCATTATATACAGGAAGACCGAGCTATTCTTTCCAAAGGGCAAAGAAAGGAAGTGTGACTATTTTCTACACATTAAGCAATACATCTTCTGAAGGAAGCAGCGGTGAGAGAGAATATGTTTCAGATTCCGAAGTAGAAGAGGAGCATGTTGTCAAGGGAAAGGGAAAGGCTGCCATTGAAGATGAAAGTTCAAGTAATGATGAACAGcttgggagaaaatatcaaagaaGCCCATTAAAACCAGCTTCAAGCTCTAAAGGGTATACGGAATCTTTGTTTGTTGAGCAAGAATCTGGGGAAGAAAATTTTCAAGATGAGGGAAAGGGGGTGAAAACCGTGCCAAGTAGTAGCAGAAGCATTTGGTTAAAGAGGAGGACCTTTTCTTCATTAAACTGA